A genomic stretch from Paraburkholderia dioscoreae includes:
- a CDS encoding 4-hydroxyproline epimerase, whose product MAGSSTGSRKTSSWSSNMKSTFFCIDGHTCGNPVRVVAGGAPLLEGANMIEKRAHFEREFDWIRTSLMFEPRGHEVMSGSILYPPTRPDCDVAILFIEVSGCLPMCGHGTIGTVTTAIENGLVRPREPGVLRLDTPAGPVLARYRLDGEHVDSVQLINVPSFLHSTDLSVEVEGLGEIRFDVAYGGNFYAIIEPQANYAGMHALKPSDIQRLSPILRQKANQKYDFTHPEKAEIRGLSHVMWTGEPTVAGATARNAVFYGDKAIDRSPCGTGTSARMAQLVAKGKLAIGERFVHESIIGTLFVGVPEEATRVGKFDAIIPSIEGWARVTGHNTIFVDDRDPLAKGFLLK is encoded by the coding sequence CATGCGGCAATCCGGTGCGTGTCGTCGCGGGCGGCGCGCCTCTGCTCGAAGGCGCGAACATGATCGAGAAGCGCGCCCACTTCGAGAGAGAGTTCGACTGGATCCGCACTTCCCTGATGTTCGAACCGCGCGGACACGAGGTGATGTCCGGCAGCATCCTTTATCCGCCGACCCGGCCCGACTGCGACGTGGCAATCCTGTTCATCGAGGTGAGCGGGTGTTTGCCAATGTGCGGCCACGGAACCATCGGCACTGTGACAACGGCGATCGAGAACGGTCTGGTACGTCCCAGGGAACCCGGCGTTTTGCGACTGGACACACCGGCAGGTCCGGTGCTTGCCAGATACAGGCTGGATGGCGAGCACGTCGATTCGGTCCAGCTCATCAACGTGCCGTCATTCCTTCATTCAACTGATCTCTCCGTCGAAGTTGAAGGACTGGGTGAGATTCGTTTTGACGTGGCTTACGGTGGAAACTTCTACGCCATCATCGAGCCGCAAGCCAACTACGCGGGCATGCATGCGCTGAAGCCGTCGGACATACAGCGGCTGAGTCCAATACTGCGGCAGAAGGCCAATCAGAAATACGATTTCACGCATCCGGAAAAAGCGGAAATTCGCGGCCTCAGCCATGTCATGTGGACCGGCGAACCGACCGTTGCGGGCGCAACCGCCCGCAACGCCGTGTTCTACGGAGACAAGGCGATCGACCGGTCGCCTTGCGGCACAGGCACCTCCGCTCGCATGGCGCAGCTTGTGGCTAAGGGCAAGCTTGCGATCGGCGAACGCTTCGTCCACGAAAGCATTATCGGCACGCTATTTGTGGGCGTGCCGGAAGAGGCGACTCGCGTCGGGAAATTCGACGCGATCATTCCGAGTATCGAAGGCTGGGCTCGCGTCACCGGCCATAACACTATTTTTGTCGACGACCGGGATCCGCTTGCGAAGGGCTTCCTGTTGAAATGA